A section of the Streptomyces sp. NBC_00178 genome encodes:
- a CDS encoding TetR/AcrR family transcriptional regulator — protein sequence MPKINASTVAEHRAQQREALIEAAVDILVNEGATAVTPAAVGARAGLARSSVYQYFDSSAALMATITEEAFRRSNEALTRAMATVNGPLERIEAFFRESLRLGAEGAHRPAAALMDAGLHPACQQRLMELHVEQVEPFRAAVRQLGVPEPALTADLIAGMLHTALAAVENGATLDTVTKRTLTLVRRCLTPAGGTARAPEERG from the coding sequence ATGCCGAAGATCAACGCCTCCACCGTCGCCGAGCACCGCGCCCAGCAACGAGAGGCGCTGATCGAGGCAGCGGTCGACATCCTGGTCAACGAGGGCGCCACCGCCGTCACACCGGCGGCGGTCGGCGCCCGCGCTGGCCTGGCCCGCTCCAGCGTCTACCAGTACTTCGACTCCTCGGCGGCCCTCATGGCCACCATCACGGAGGAAGCCTTCCGGCGCTCCAACGAGGCACTCACCCGCGCCATGGCCACTGTGAACGGCCCGCTGGAACGCATCGAGGCGTTCTTCAGGGAAAGCCTCCGCCTCGGTGCCGAAGGCGCGCACCGGCCCGCCGCCGCCCTCATGGACGCCGGCCTCCATCCCGCCTGCCAACAACGGCTGATGGAACTCCACGTGGAACAAGTCGAACCGTTCCGCGCCGCCGTCCGGCAACTCGGCGTTCCCGAGCCCGCGCTCACGGCGGACCTGATCGCCGGAATGCTGCACACCGCCCTGGCCGCCGTCGAGAACGGCGCCACCCTCGACACAGTCACCAAGCGCACCCTCACACTCGTGCGCCGCTGCCTCACCCCGGCCGGCGGTACGGCCCGCGCACCGGAGGAAAGGGGCTGA
- a CDS encoding transposase family protein yields the protein MHFLALTDKRGRLIWISAARPGRTHDNTAARHDHILAHLRAAGLGALADLGFRGLDNDVRDPVIVTGFHASRTHKLTPGQKNANRVLAIGRAPVEHGFAHLKNWRILAKLRTDPARATRLLRALLVLTNLEVNR from the coding sequence TTGCACTTCCTCGCCCTGACCGACAAGAGAGGACGCCTGATCTGGATATCCGCCGCCCGGCCCGGCCGCACCCACGACAACACCGCTGCCCGCCACGACCACATCCTGGCCCACCTACGCGCCGCCGGTCTCGGCGCTCTCGCAGACCTCGGCTTCCGCGGCCTGGACAACGACGTACGCGACCCCGTGATCGTCACGGGCTTCCATGCCAGCCGCACCCACAAGCTCACCCCCGGTCAGAAGAACGCCAACCGAGTCCTCGCCATCGGACGCGCGCCAGTCGAGCACGGCTTCGCCCACCTCAAGAACTGGCGCATCCTCGCCAAGCTTCGCACCGACCCCGCCCGCGCCACCCGACTCCTGCGCGCCCTGCTTGTCCTGACGAACCTCGAAGTCAACCGCTGA
- a CDS encoding ABC transporter permease: MFLALRDLRFARGRFALMGAVVALIAVLGVLLSGLASGLADAGISGLRALPVTHMAFDEKATSEQFSRSTVEQEDWQAWSKTPGVERAEPFGNTLTNARVTQGGKKGEQVNLAVFGMAPDSSLAPSPSKGEGLEEGSAGIVITQEIADLGVEVGDVLTVDKSEVRLKVVGLVDEAVSYGHIGIAYADLDTWRHLHYGLPGDLPEAARQQATAVALTLEPGADVSTVEKATGTRADTKETTFGASPGYAAESSTMALIKGFLYAISALVVGAFFTVWTVQRKAEIALLKALGAPTGYVLRDALTQVVAVLVGATAAGTAVGMALGSMMIGKAPFALSAPAIATSSGLLIVLGTLGAVVAIRRITAVDPLTALGATR; encoded by the coding sequence GTGTTCCTTGCCCTACGCGATCTGCGCTTCGCCCGCGGTCGCTTCGCCCTGATGGGCGCGGTGGTCGCGCTCATCGCCGTACTCGGTGTCCTGCTGTCCGGGCTTGCCTCAGGTCTGGCGGATGCCGGTATATCCGGTCTGCGCGCGCTGCCCGTGACCCACATGGCCTTCGATGAGAAGGCGACCAGTGAGCAGTTCTCCCGCTCGACCGTCGAGCAGGAGGACTGGCAGGCATGGTCAAAGACCCCAGGGGTGGAGCGGGCGGAGCCGTTCGGAAACACCCTGACCAATGCCCGGGTGACCCAGGGCGGGAAGAAGGGCGAGCAGGTCAACCTCGCCGTCTTCGGCATGGCACCGGACTCCTCCCTGGCCCCCAGCCCCAGCAAAGGTGAGGGCCTGGAAGAGGGCAGTGCCGGCATCGTGATCACCCAGGAGATCGCTGACCTGGGCGTGGAGGTCGGCGATGTCCTGACCGTGGACAAGAGCGAGGTGCGGCTGAAGGTCGTGGGCCTGGTCGACGAGGCCGTCTCCTACGGTCACATCGGCATCGCCTACGCCGACCTCGACACCTGGCGGCACCTGCACTACGGCCTGCCGGGCGACCTGCCCGAGGCCGCGCGCCAGCAGGCCACGGCCGTCGCCCTGACACTGGAGCCGGGGGCCGACGTCTCCACCGTGGAGAAGGCGACCGGCACCCGAGCCGATACCAAGGAGACCACCTTCGGCGCGTCTCCCGGCTATGCGGCCGAGTCGAGCACCATGGCCCTGATCAAGGGCTTCCTCTACGCCATCTCCGCCCTGGTCGTCGGCGCGTTCTTCACCGTCTGGACCGTGCAGCGCAAGGCCGAGATCGCCCTGCTGAAGGCGCTCGGCGCCCCCACCGGATATGTCCTGCGCGACGCGCTCACCCAGGTCGTCGCCGTGCTCGTCGGCGCTACGGCCGCCGGCACCGCTGTCGGCATGGCCCTGGGAAGCATGATGATCGGCAAGGCCCCCTTCGCCCTCTCCGCCCCGGCCATCGCCACCTCCTCCGGCCTCCTCATCGTCCTCGGAACCCTCGGCGCCGTGGTCGCCATCCGCCGCATCACCGCCGTCGACCCCCTGACCGCTCTGGGAGCCACCCGATGA
- a CDS encoding macrolide family glycosyltransferase: protein MHVAFMSVPAAGHVHPGLGLVQELRGRGHRVSYATTGEFADRVRAAGADPLVYRASSGYGGRVVRLLSVMEMFLDETVHALPQVADAYAAERPDVIVYDSAAHHAPILAERWQIPAVAINPTIIPLSSSDLFGSTPDPDAVAFLERYSRFLAAQGVERDLESLLFRPHRSIVTVPRSFMPDPDLYGDEFTFVGSLSTESDTDVEWSAEEDRPVLLITLGSVYNDDLEFYRQCLAAFGHTDWRVIMAVGDQLDPATLGEVPPNFEVRHWVPQASVLDRASAFVTHAGMGGTMEGLVRGVPLIAVPQAVDQLVTGPKIAELGVGCHIPREAVTVGSLRAALAEVTAPAFVARVKEMQRDILALGGASSAADVVEEEFRRAHGART, encoded by the coding sequence ATGCACGTTGCGTTCATGTCCGTCCCCGCGGCGGGACACGTACATCCCGGCCTCGGGCTGGTCCAGGAGCTCCGGGGACGCGGGCACCGTGTCAGCTACGCCACCACCGGCGAGTTCGCCGACCGCGTGCGAGCCGCCGGTGCCGACCCTCTCGTGTACAGGGCATCGTCCGGGTACGGCGGCCGTGTGGTGCGCCTGCTGTCGGTGATGGAGATGTTCCTCGACGAGACGGTCCACGCGCTGCCCCAGGTGGCCGACGCGTACGCCGCTGAGCGGCCGGATGTGATCGTGTACGACTCCGCGGCGCATCACGCGCCGATCCTGGCCGAACGCTGGCAGATTCCGGCTGTCGCCATCAATCCGACGATCATCCCTCTGAGCAGCAGTGATCTGTTCGGATCGACACCGGATCCCGATGCCGTGGCGTTTCTCGAGCGGTACAGCCGGTTTCTCGCCGCGCAGGGGGTGGAGCGGGATCTCGAGAGTCTCCTCTTCCGCCCTCACCGGTCCATCGTGACCGTGCCGCGGAGCTTCATGCCGGATCCGGACCTCTACGGGGACGAGTTCACCTTCGTCGGCTCGCTCAGCACCGAGTCGGACACGGACGTCGAGTGGTCTGCCGAGGAGGACCGTCCTGTTCTGCTGATCACTCTCGGCTCCGTCTACAACGACGACCTGGAGTTCTACAGGCAGTGTCTGGCCGCATTCGGCCACACGGACTGGCGGGTGATCATGGCAGTGGGGGATCAGCTGGACCCCGCGACCCTGGGAGAGGTCCCTCCGAACTTCGAGGTGCGTCACTGGGTGCCTCAGGCGTCGGTTCTCGACCGTGCCAGTGCCTTCGTCACCCATGCCGGGATGGGCGGCACGATGGAAGGGCTGGTTCGAGGCGTGCCGCTGATCGCCGTGCCCCAGGCAGTGGACCAGTTGGTGACGGGGCCGAAGATCGCCGAACTCGGTGTCGGATGCCACATCCCCCGGGAGGCCGTCACCGTCGGCTCGCTGCGGGCGGCTCTGGCCGAGGTGACCGCACCGGCCTTCGTCGCGCGGGTGAAGGAAATGCAACGCGACATTCTCGCCCTGGGCGGGGCTTCGAGCGCCGCGGACGTGGTCGAGGAGGAGTTCCGCCGAGCGCACGGGGCGAGGACATGA
- a CDS encoding IS1182 family transposase, whose protein sequence is MSLRPRSGEQVPSLTARIARASNPGGTTAIWVRDRLDGLWSDEDFADWYPRDGRPGLSPAQLATVCVLQFLLGLSDRQAAGAVRCRIDFKYAMAMELEDPGFHHSVLADFRDRLAEGDRADRLLDLVLARLKEAGLVRERTTQRTDSTHVLAAVRNLTRLELVTEAVRAALEEVAGVSPHLLDELVDEEWGRRYDRPVRLGRNPTKPTTRILTAGNDAVRLLEHLYRRETGRTSGPRVQALRQIMVQNYHRDQAGRLRWRTAEKEGGPGLPPSSRAVVSPYDTSARYARHGHIISWKGFAAHLTETCAPGGPNVITDVATTAATTHDSQVLPGVHTRLARRGLLPAEHLVDAGHTSLPHLAQATREHQVTVSGPLRSNPTRQHRQNEGFARDDFHIDYDRQQVTCPQGQVSAGWHGPYLTSSPTAAPLIVARFTKRQCRACPARTQCTSTADSARTVGFPPKELHDLQLRVRAEQQTPEWKTRYAVRSGVEGTVNEFAHGHGIRRCRYRGQEKAHIQHVLTAIAVNIERLSGLPPAGETPTSRRPTAFQHYLDQREIPRPKSWRTLGT, encoded by the coding sequence TTGTCCCTTCGCCCCCGTTCCGGTGAGCAAGTCCCTTCTCTGACCGCGCGGATCGCGCGGGCGAGCAATCCGGGCGGTACGACGGCGATATGGGTACGCGACCGCCTCGATGGGCTGTGGAGCGACGAGGACTTCGCCGACTGGTACCCACGGGACGGGCGGCCGGGGCTCTCGCCCGCTCAACTGGCCACCGTCTGTGTGCTGCAGTTCCTGCTCGGCCTGTCGGACCGGCAGGCCGCCGGGGCAGTCCGCTGTCGCATCGACTTCAAGTACGCCATGGCGATGGAACTGGAGGATCCCGGGTTCCATCACAGCGTGCTGGCCGACTTCCGCGACCGTCTCGCCGAAGGCGACCGCGCTGACCGCCTCCTCGACCTCGTGCTGGCCCGTCTCAAGGAGGCCGGCCTGGTGCGCGAGCGCACCACGCAGCGCACCGACTCCACCCATGTCCTGGCAGCGGTGCGTAACCTGACCCGTTTGGAGCTGGTCACCGAGGCGGTCCGCGCCGCGCTCGAAGAAGTCGCCGGTGTGTCCCCTCACCTGCTGGACGAGCTGGTCGATGAGGAGTGGGGCCGCCGCTACGATCGGCCGGTCCGTCTGGGCAGGAACCCCACCAAGCCCACGACCAGGATCCTGACCGCCGGGAACGATGCTGTCCGGCTCCTGGAACACCTCTACCGGCGCGAAACAGGCCGCACGTCCGGCCCTCGCGTCCAGGCCCTGCGCCAGATCATGGTGCAGAACTACCACCGTGACCAGGCAGGCCGACTGCGCTGGCGCACCGCCGAGAAGGAAGGCGGACCCGGGCTGCCGCCCTCGTCCCGGGCAGTCGTCTCGCCGTACGACACCTCGGCCCGCTATGCGAGGCACGGGCACATCATCAGCTGGAAGGGGTTTGCCGCTCATCTGACGGAGACGTGCGCTCCCGGCGGCCCGAATGTGATCACGGATGTGGCCACCACCGCGGCCACCACCCACGACAGTCAGGTCCTGCCCGGCGTCCACACTCGTCTGGCGCGTCGTGGGCTGCTGCCCGCCGAGCACCTGGTCGACGCCGGCCACACGTCCCTGCCCCACCTGGCACAAGCCACCCGTGAACACCAGGTCACCGTTTCCGGACCGCTGCGGAGCAACCCCACCCGCCAACACCGGCAGAACGAGGGCTTCGCCCGGGACGACTTCCACATCGACTACGACCGTCAACAGGTCACGTGTCCCCAGGGCCAGGTCAGTGCGGGCTGGCACGGCCCTTACCTGACCTCGTCACCCACCGCGGCTCCGCTGATCGTGGCCCGGTTCACCAAGCGTCAGTGCCGGGCCTGCCCAGCCCGCACTCAGTGCACCTCCACCGCGGACAGTGCCCGAACTGTGGGCTTTCCCCCGAAAGAACTCCATGACCTGCAACTTCGCGTCCGCGCGGAGCAACAGACGCCCGAGTGGAAGACCCGCTATGCGGTCCGCTCGGGAGTGGAGGGCACGGTCAACGAATTCGCCCACGGACACGGAATACGGCGCTGCCGCTACCGAGGACAGGAAAAGGCCCACATCCAGCACGTTCTGACGGCCATCGCCGTCAACATCGAGCGCCTCAGCGGACTGCCACCGGCCGGAGAAACACCGACGTCCCGCCGACCGACTGCCTTCCAGCACTACCTCGACCAGCGCGAGATACCCCGACCGAAGTCCTGGCGAACCCTGGGAACCTGA
- a CDS encoding transposase: MPAPTRRCPRSCRAGAQFLEVCHADRPLSRTTSGAARPLASAASRDFGVNAVWLELSLTAIDLLAWTRVLLLDGELATAEPKKLRHRLLHVAARLTRGGRRLHLRISANGVALGHLA; this comes from the coding sequence TTGCCGGCGCCTACTCGCCGTTGTCCGCGTTCTTGTCGCGCAGGGGCTCAGTTCCTGGAGGTCTGCCACGCGGACAGGCCACTGTCGAGGACCACATCCGGTGCGGCAAGACCGCTGGCTTCGGCCGCTTCCCGAGACTTCGGCGTCAACGCCGTCTGGCTCGAACTCAGCCTCACCGCGATCGACCTGCTCGCCTGGACCCGCGTCCTCCTTCTGGACGGGGAGCTGGCCACCGCCGAGCCGAAGAAACTCCGACACCGGCTACTGCACGTCGCCGCACGCCTCACCCGCGGCGGTCGACGTCTCCACCTGCGAATATCGGCGAACGGAGTGGCCTTGGGGCATCTGGCGTGA
- a CDS encoding cytochrome P450 produces MADRHATYAWLRDNRPVAPIALPGGDRAWLITRYDDVRAGLSDPQLSNDQNRLALPTPFDVLPAHIRSAVITDVQNVDPPQHSRLRGLLAPLFSPSQAAARRPRLQSLADELIDSLADRNTVDLVADFAMPFAAGSLAEILGIPLAESAHFQRIANAVVSAIHGGAPDDLAAAALEQHAYVADLIARTASAPESGLVSDLVRAHQDGELSAEEMSSTIFGLLIAGQEGTANLIASGMHLLLTHPEQLAKLRKDAGLITSAVDEFARYSTPLDLPIFRSCPRDVEFSGGTVPANEPIMFSLASSGRDGARFDRPDDVDITRVDTQHLAFGRGVHFCPGARFGRVQAEVAIGTLVARCAEGMALEPDGVEWQRSTVTRALRSLSVHLS; encoded by the coding sequence ATGGCGGACCGGCACGCCACGTACGCCTGGCTGCGGGACAACCGGCCCGTCGCGCCGATCGCCCTGCCCGGCGGTGACCGCGCGTGGCTGATCACTCGGTACGACGACGTCCGCGCCGGACTGAGTGATCCTCAGTTGTCCAACGACCAGAACAGACTGGCGTTGCCGACACCGTTCGACGTGCTGCCGGCCCACATCCGCTCCGCTGTGATCACCGACGTGCAGAACGTCGACCCACCGCAGCACAGCAGACTCCGCGGCCTTCTCGCGCCCCTCTTCTCACCGTCCCAGGCCGCGGCGCGCCGCCCTCGGCTCCAGAGTCTCGCCGATGAACTCATCGACTCCCTGGCGGACCGGAACACCGTAGATCTGGTCGCGGACTTCGCGATGCCCTTCGCGGCCGGATCGCTCGCGGAGATCCTCGGCATCCCGCTGGCGGAGAGCGCCCACTTCCAGCGCATCGCGAACGCGGTGGTGTCGGCCATTCACGGTGGTGCGCCCGATGATCTCGCCGCCGCCGCCCTCGAACAGCACGCCTATGTGGCCGATTTGATCGCACGTACGGCCTCCGCCCCCGAGTCCGGACTCGTGTCGGATCTGGTGCGCGCCCATCAGGACGGTGAGTTGAGCGCCGAGGAGATGAGCTCGACCATCTTCGGCCTGCTCATCGCCGGCCAGGAGGGGACCGCGAATCTCATCGCCAGTGGGATGCACCTCCTGCTGACGCACCCCGAGCAGCTCGCGAAACTGCGGAAGGACGCCGGTCTGATCACATCAGCGGTCGACGAGTTCGCGCGGTATTCGACCCCGTTGGACCTTCCGATCTTCCGGTCGTGCCCCCGCGACGTCGAGTTCTCCGGCGGCACGGTCCCCGCCAACGAACCGATCATGTTCTCCCTCGCCTCGTCCGGGAGAGACGGAGCCCGCTTCGACCGGCCCGACGATGTCGACATCACTCGTGTGGACACCCAGCACCTGGCCTTCGGGAGAGGGGTCCACTTCTGTCCCGGAGCACGCTTCGGGCGCGTCCAGGCGGAGGTCGCCATCGGCACCCTGGTCGCACGATGCGCCGAGGGCATGGCTCTCGAGCCCGATGGCGTGGAGTGGCAACGCAGCACGGTGACACGGGCGTTGCGCAGCCTCTCCGTCCACCTGAGCTGA
- a CDS encoding APC family permease, producing the protein MVGRALRSSELGEALLPKRVALPIFASDPLSSVAYATQEILLVLTLGGLAYVHFTPWIAAAVVALMTVVVLSYQQVVRAYPSGGGSYEVVSANLGERAGLVVGAALLVDYVMTVAVSVASGVDNIISAVPQLHAQRVPMALGFVALLALVNLRGVRESGRTFAAPTYLFVSGVLIMIATGLFRYLAGDAPVAESASYGIRPQEGDAQLAGVALVLLVLRAFSNGCTALTGVEAISNGVPAFRKPKSRNAAITLAAMGLIAVTMFVGVTTLAIVSKVHIADDACRLTGLGEDCSTYQQRTVMAQVAAAVFGGERSVGFYYIQAATALVLVLAANTAFNGFPLLSSVLAQRRYLPRQLHSRGDRLAFSNGIVALAVTAGLLLWGFKASVTALIHLYILGVFTSFTLSQTGMVRHWNQLMSAGSDPALRRRQHIARVINAVGAVFTGLVLVVVLFTKFLDGAWLAVLAAGALWLLMRAIRGHYDRTTAELESTDPHADLSSPSRVLAIVLVSNVHKPTLRALAYARASKPDRLEALTVAVDRDEARALEEQWQRFGIDVPPLKVLDSPYREVTRPVVDYVRSLSREGPRDMVGIYIPEYVVGRWWENLLHNQSALRIKARLRFTPGVMVISVPWQLISSARADHHGARAPGSVRRGEPPR; encoded by the coding sequence ATGGTCGGCCGTGCTCTACGCAGCAGTGAGCTGGGGGAGGCGTTGCTTCCCAAGCGTGTGGCCCTGCCGATCTTCGCCTCGGACCCCTTGTCGTCGGTTGCTTACGCGACGCAGGAGATCCTGTTGGTGCTCACGCTGGGCGGGCTGGCGTATGTGCATTTCACACCGTGGATCGCGGCGGCGGTCGTCGCGCTGATGACGGTGGTGGTGCTGTCGTACCAGCAGGTCGTGCGCGCCTATCCGAGCGGTGGGGGCTCGTACGAGGTCGTGTCCGCGAACCTCGGCGAGAGGGCCGGTCTGGTGGTGGGGGCTGCCCTGCTGGTCGACTACGTGATGACCGTGGCGGTGTCGGTGGCCTCCGGCGTGGACAACATCATCTCCGCCGTCCCCCAGCTGCACGCCCAGCGAGTGCCGATGGCGCTGGGCTTCGTGGCGCTGCTCGCGCTGGTGAACCTGCGGGGGGTACGCGAGTCCGGGCGGACCTTCGCCGCGCCGACGTACCTGTTCGTCAGCGGCGTGCTCATCATGATCGCCACAGGGCTCTTCCGGTACCTGGCCGGGGACGCGCCGGTTGCCGAGAGCGCCTCGTACGGCATCCGGCCCCAGGAGGGCGACGCACAGCTCGCCGGTGTGGCGCTGGTGCTGCTGGTCCTGCGGGCGTTCTCCAACGGCTGCACCGCGTTGACCGGCGTGGAAGCGATCTCCAACGGTGTTCCCGCCTTCCGTAAGCCGAAGTCGCGTAACGCGGCGATCACCCTGGCCGCGATGGGCCTCATTGCCGTCACCATGTTTGTCGGTGTCACCACTCTCGCGATCGTCTCCAAGGTCCACATCGCCGATGACGCCTGCCGGCTCACCGGGCTGGGCGAGGACTGCTCCACCTACCAGCAGCGCACGGTCATGGCTCAGGTCGCCGCCGCGGTCTTCGGCGGGGAGAGGAGTGTCGGCTTCTACTACATCCAGGCCGCCACCGCGCTGGTTCTGGTCCTCGCCGCGAACACCGCGTTCAACGGTTTCCCGCTGCTGTCGTCGGTTCTCGCGCAGCGCCGCTACCTGCCCCGACAGCTGCACAGCCGGGGCGACAGGCTCGCCTTCTCCAACGGCATTGTGGCGCTGGCCGTCACCGCTGGCCTGCTGCTGTGGGGGTTCAAGGCCAGCGTCACTGCCCTGATCCACCTGTACATCCTGGGCGTCTTCACGTCCTTCACGCTCTCGCAGACCGGCATGGTCCGGCACTGGAACCAGCTCATGTCCGCAGGGAGCGACCCCGCGCTGCGGCGCCGCCAGCACATCGCCAGGGTCATCAACGCGGTCGGCGCGGTGTTCACCGGCCTGGTCCTGGTGGTGGTCCTGTTCACGAAGTTCCTCGACGGCGCATGGCTGGCCGTGCTCGCAGCCGGGGCGCTGTGGCTGCTGATGCGCGCCATCCGCGGGCACTACGACCGCACCACGGCCGAGCTGGAAAGCACCGACCCGCACGCCGACCTCAGCTCCCCCTCCCGTGTCCTGGCGATCGTGCTGGTCTCCAACGTCCACAAACCGACGCTCCGGGCACTGGCCTATGCGCGTGCTTCCAAGCCCGACCGGCTGGAGGCGCTCACCGTCGCCGTCGACCGCGACGAGGCTCGCGCGCTGGAAGAGCAGTGGCAGCGATTCGGCATCGACGTGCCCCCCCTCAAGGTGCTGGACTCCCCCTACCGCGAGGTCACCAGGCCCGTCGTCGACTACGTGCGCTCCCTCAGCCGCGAGGGCCCCCGCGACATGGTCGGCATCTACATCCCCGAGTACGTCGTCGGCCGCTGGTGGGAGAACCTGCTGCACAACCAGTCCGCACTCCGGATCAAGGCACGCCTGCGCTTCACCCCCGGCGTCATGGTGATCAGCGTGCCCTGGCAGCTCATCTCTTCCGCGCGAGCCGACCACCACGGTGCGCGCGCCCCGGGCTCCGTCCGCCGCGGCGAACCGCCGCGCTGA
- a CDS encoding PP2C family protein-serine/threonine phosphatase yields MIPDIGRGCFTGMRRASLRQSLRRGDEREPLLVRYGAAAWVLPAGFLVIVALVGQFTGPSIQVGNWLLMVPLLAAGVSSPKVTAAFGLLVLVLNRWANASMATTELRTEDFLLGVFAVLLAIFISVVRARARDYVLHLQSAAETTRQVLLRPIPPRWGGVEVAARYLAADVEARVGGDFYEVLSTPHGTRAILGDVQGKGLPAVSTAGAVVGAFREAGYHEPDLDVVASRMESGLSRHNFLKSALGDHEERFATAVVISFATDFGSVEVVNFGHEGPFVIGPHGVRQLPQEQGSPVGMAELTGSPPVVSRISYARQETCLLVTDGVTEARNRADDFFPLRRCLERIHADHSDGISPSRLLRLVIDALLDHTGGRLTDDAALLALRPLPVESREA; encoded by the coding sequence ATGATTCCGGACATTGGCCGTGGCTGCTTCACCGGCATGCGAAGGGCTTCGCTGCGCCAAAGCCTGCGGCGAGGAGATGAACGTGAGCCCCTGCTTGTGCGGTACGGCGCGGCAGCGTGGGTGCTGCCCGCAGGCTTTCTGGTCATCGTCGCCCTGGTCGGTCAATTCACCGGTCCGTCTATTCAGGTGGGAAACTGGCTTCTGATGGTTCCCCTGCTGGCAGCAGGGGTGTCCTCGCCCAAGGTCACAGCAGCATTCGGTCTCCTTGTGCTCGTCCTCAACCGGTGGGCCAACGCCAGCATGGCGACGACGGAACTGCGGACCGAGGACTTCCTGCTCGGGGTCTTTGCAGTCCTACTCGCCATTTTCATCTCGGTGGTGCGCGCGCGAGCCCGCGATTACGTACTCCATCTGCAGAGTGCGGCGGAAACGACTCGCCAGGTGCTGCTGCGGCCGATCCCGCCTCGGTGGGGCGGGGTGGAGGTGGCCGCCCGGTACCTCGCAGCCGATGTCGAAGCACGAGTGGGCGGGGACTTCTACGAGGTGCTGTCAACGCCTCATGGCACCCGAGCAATTTTGGGGGATGTTCAGGGAAAGGGTCTTCCTGCCGTGTCAACCGCAGGGGCGGTCGTGGGCGCCTTCCGCGAAGCCGGGTATCACGAGCCCGACCTCGATGTAGTTGCCAGTCGTATGGAATCAGGACTGAGCAGGCACAACTTCCTGAAGTCAGCACTGGGTGATCACGAGGAACGCTTCGCCACCGCAGTGGTCATTTCCTTCGCCACCGACTTCGGCAGCGTCGAAGTCGTCAACTTCGGCCACGAAGGCCCCTTCGTGATCGGCCCCCATGGGGTGCGGCAACTGCCCCAGGAACAGGGGTCACCAGTCGGCATGGCTGAACTCACCGGCAGCCCCCCAGTCGTCAGCCGCATCTCCTACGCCAGGCAGGAGACCTGCCTACTCGTCACCGATGGCGTGACGGAAGCCAGGAATCGAGCTGACGATTTCTTTCCCCTGCGCAGGTGTCTCGAGCGAATCCACGCCGACCACTCCGACGGAATTTCCCCTTCGCGTCTTCTCCGCTTGGTTATCGACGCCCTCCTCGACCACACTGGCGGGCGCCTCACCGACGACGCCGCCCTGCTCGCCCTTCGCCCGCTCCCCGTTGAGTCGCGTGAGGCGTAG
- a CDS encoding ABC transporter ATP-binding protein encodes MTTPATDHQAAAPTASSGGLRLDDVTLTLGDGDTAVTALDHVGLSVAPGEFVAVVGPSGSGKSSLLAVAGGLQRPTSGTVHIAGNELTALSDKERTATRRRHIGFVFQQSNLLASLTVREQLLLPLHIDGRLDAAARARADELIEAVGLTHRAGARPHQLSGGERQRAGLARALMTSPAVLLVDEPTSALDRVRSAEAVRLIAEQTHERGTATVMVTHDMAIMDAADRVHEMVDGRLS; translated from the coding sequence ATGACCACCCCCGCCACCGACCACCAGGCCGCCGCCCCCACTGCGAGCTCCGGCGGACTCCGCCTGGACGACGTCACCCTCACCCTGGGGGACGGCGACACCGCAGTCACAGCCCTCGACCACGTCGGCCTGAGCGTCGCCCCCGGCGAGTTCGTCGCCGTCGTCGGCCCCTCGGGATCCGGGAAGTCCAGCCTCCTCGCCGTCGCCGGCGGCCTGCAACGGCCCACCTCGGGCACCGTGCACATCGCCGGAAACGAGCTGACCGCCCTCTCGGACAAGGAACGCACCGCCACCCGCCGTCGCCACATCGGCTTCGTCTTCCAGCAGTCGAATCTGCTGGCTTCCCTCACCGTCAGGGAACAGCTCCTGCTGCCCCTGCACATCGACGGCCGCCTCGACGCCGCGGCCCGAGCCCGGGCCGACGAACTCATCGAAGCGGTCGGGCTCACACACCGTGCCGGCGCCCGCCCGCACCAGCTGTCGGGTGGCGAGCGCCAGCGCGCGGGCCTTGCCCGCGCCCTGATGACCTCCCCAGCCGTCCTGCTGGTGGACGAACCCACCTCAGCACTGGACCGGGTACGGTCCGCCGAGGCGGTACGGTTGATCGCCGAGCAGACCCACGAGCGCGGAACGGCCACGGTCATGGTCACTCACGACATGGCGATAATGGACGCAGCCGACCGGGTCCACGAGATGGTCGACGGCCGCCTGTCCTGA